Sequence from the Castanea sativa cultivar Marrone di Chiusa Pesio chromosome 12, ASM4071231v1 genome:
aacacacataaaagagaaggaaagggaaaggggTTTGCAAAATCAAACTTAATTAGGTGAAATTTGATACTGTGGTTGAGCCAAAATAGTGTTAGCCTATTATAGGTCCAAGTGTACAATACGTACTGTTGAGAATAAGTATTATTACTAGAAtaacttaattatttatatttatttgtttggttttgcatGTGGagtaaaactcaaaattaataattgtataatacaatattgataataaataatatcataGAAATAATAAACACATATAATTCACAATTATAATTAGTCTCATTTCTATTTCcatgtttatttttagttgtaattcatttatataaatttataacatttctaaaataaaactttctatATTATACCAATATAAGCTGATAGAAAGTTAAAAACTTTAATCAATATCTCCAATTAATGTGTTTGATTATAGATAATTAGAGATACTgagtaaaatgttttattttacatGAAAGAAGAGATGACTATTGTAAGGGACAACTTTTTAATAGGACTCTTGTTTGTCCATATTgagaaaagtaaaataatagtaaaaattaaagaaatggGATATATTAAGGGTTTGTTTGAGATcgattattttgttgaaattgaaaattttttactgaaagtactaaaaataaaaataaaaattagttgaaatagtataatgagatttataaatagtatcaaaaagtataatatgactcataaatagtacataaaataaaactaaataataaaataaattgacaaaattaatctACCAAACCGACAATAAGGATGAACATGTAGATGagaattgacaaaattaatcgTACCAAACCAACAGTAAAGATGAATATGCAGATGAGAATTGAGATATCCTAGGTTGGAATGACAAGATGGGAGTATCTTTTATAACTAGACACATGGTTAGGCGGGTTTGTCTGTTGGTGAGTGAAGAACATAAGGGGCCCAATCCATAAATAACAAGTATGCAAGCACCTagtgttatttatatatataataaaatatttgaagttgAAATAAGATGGGCCTAATTCTAtcgtgtttgtgtgtgtatacatatataaaaccaatcaaaaattttaagggatttttttttactgtattGCTTTCATAAGTTTTCAAGATTGtttacattaaaattatttttaaaataaagatttttttcccaaagatgtcaaaaattaaatactCCGCAAACAATATGAAATTGAGCAGGCAACATCTTCCCACTTTCGTTTGTAGTCATTCATGGTCAGATCTATCTTTGCtttacattttcatcttcaatacaatttttttaaataattttttcataattattaaaatgatatattataatttatgcaTGGTAAAAATTATCAAGAATTAACTCATGTcaaagtaatatttattttaataataacaacttgataaaaaatattatgaagaaAATTGTCACTTTCATTGATTCATCTCATATGCCATCACCATTGATTTTTGCATCTTAAAGGTCATCAACGGTGTTGatgaaccaaataaaaaaaaaattactaaaattattgataattattgattgtatttttttccaTCATGGCCACAGTTAACCAAGCTGAAAGATGGACTCGCAATGGGCTGCGCGTTCAACCACGCGATCCTTGACGGGACTTCCACGTGGCATTTCATGAGCTCATGGGCCGAGCTATGCGGAGGAGCTGTCTCCATCTCGGTCCCACCCTTCCTCGACCGCACCAAATCGCGCAACACGCGCGTGAAGCTCGATCTCACGGCCCCACCGGACCCACTAGCATCAAAATCCAACGGTGAAGCAAAGCCGAGCCCACCACAACTCAGAGAAAAAGTGTTCAAATTCTCGGAATCAGACATCGACAAGATTAAGTCCAAAGTCAACTCCAACCCCCCATCGGACGGCTCAAAACCATTCTCAACATTCCAATCACTCTCTGTCCATATCTGGCGCCATGTAACCCATGCACGTGAACTGAAACCCGAAGACTACACTGTCTTCACTGTCTTCGCCGATTGCCGGAAAAGGGTCCACCCACCGATGCCCGAAAGCTACTTCGGGAACCTAATCCAAGCGGTGTTCACGGTCACGGCTGCCGGGTTGTTATCGGCGAACCCACCGGAGTTCGGAGCTTCAGTGATTCAAAAAGCAATAGAAAACCACAATGCTAAAGCCATTGATGAACGTAACAAGCAGTGGGAGAGTGAGCCTAAGATTTTCCAGTTTAAGGATGCCGGAGTGAACTGCGTGGCGGTCGGGAGCTCGCCGAGGTTTAAGGTTTATGATGTGGATTTTGGGTGGGGAGAGCCTGAGAGTGTGAGGAGTGGATCCAATAATAGGTTTGATGGGATGGTGTATTTGTACCCGGGAAAAAGTGGTGGGATTGATGTGGAGATTAGCTTAGAAGCTCAGACTATGGAGAGGTTGGAGAAAGATAAGGAATTTCTTATGGAGGTTTAACTAGCTAGCCAACTAGCTAGGGGTTGATGGTTTTAGTTTTGAAACACTGAAATCAGAATAGGAGTGATGTGTTGGTATAAGCTAGTATATTGGGATTTGGGATTGTTAAGGGAGTGTATGTATGCATGTGATTGTTCTTCTTGTCTTTGggcttttgtgtttggtttgggGATTTTGAAGTTGTGGTGGGTAATTAAGTTTATTTAATTGAATGAGTTATTATCACATGTATTAATTGTTATTAATGTGAGCTGAAATATTATCACTTTATAATGGAATTAATGATGAAGATTCAAAGACTCAAAGCTCTGTCAATTTAACGAGTATGATCACTTACAAATTGTGGCTGTCTTGTGCGATTAAATATGATGGGGATCAATTAAGGTTAACCCGTTCTTAGCTGTCGTCCATGACCTGACCGCGTCCAAAGAAAGCAATCTAAGAATGACAGAATGAGTGAACAGTGCTCGTCCATTAACAACAAGAAGATTCTGTTTGAAGGAATTCATCCATGGATGACTAGATACATGGATGAGTGCATGCATAGACGATTGGATTATACTCATGCATAGACGATTGGATTATACTTAATAAATCCTACGAAGAATTCTCCAAAAGTTCCACATAATTAGACCATGACGTATTACTCTTAATACGTGGCAGTGACTCCTCAGACTTTGCTCTACACACCCCATTTTCTCTATTAACCACCCACATCATTCATAATGATAGTGGATCTAAACAAGTAGATCAACttctaactctctataaaaggagcAAACTCCATTCATTCAgggtaagtttttattattcacTATTTTCCCTACTCCTGTGtgttagagagaaaactgacttaatTGTTAGAAGGTCTTTGACTGGGTCACACCAATCACCTTTGacagttctttttttctttttaggactTATAATCATTATCGTAACCCAAAGTATTTTAGCTTACTGATTTtcactcatcatcaaaataTATCAATGATGGAGAATCACACAAATCTTGGATCTAGATATGAGAATGAGAGTATGATTGAATATATATCATGATTTCTGATTGGTGAAGATTTGCAATATTGCTATGataattaactttttaaaaatctcCTCTTGCGGACACAAAATGGTCACCTTTTTAGAAATGTGATGCTTGTTTAAGAAATCAACCAAGATAGACAAACAGAGAGAGAAGTCattgccaaatacaaatataacaAATCCTTCAGCCTTTGATGCCAAGGAGTGTTGGCTAATCAAAtgatattttctctctttattagACTTTAAGGGTAGTTAAAACCTAGTAATTAAGTGGATAGACTTGAAATTTCTAGCTAGGGGCagagtataagaaaaaaaaaactccaaaaaaaacattcatataatattaacaaactagcaataaaaaaatacacaaaatcattatttaatccattaatacattaagatgcaattatctaataataaagacaaaaaaacacaaaacaccgttgattttttttaaaataaaatttgttatgttttGAACTGAGGGTTTACATGGATTTGCATGGATTTGGGCTGAATTGAGCTGGCCCATCCCTATATGTATACTTTATTTGCCTATTGCTTGTGATATAACATTTGGTGAATCATAGTCCTATTTTCTAAGCTATAATTTTTGTCCCATAAATGAATGCCCCTAATCAAATGAGTGTTAAGagtataaagtgagagagaaggaCTGAATAGTTTGTATATTCTGTGTAAATAATAATGTATAATAGAGAGCCTTATATAGGCTAGGtatgtgtgcagtacaagtaatatgagtaaATTACAAGTACAGTATACTAGGCTAAGTCCAATCGGCTAATCTAGTCTAAGCTATACACtaacatcccccctcaaactcgAGGTGGTAAGGAGGAAGCTAACTGGAGTTTGGATATAAGATCTCAAAGACGACTAGGCTGGTGagtcttggtgaagatatcaaCAGGCTGGTCAGCAAGAAAGAGGGAGAACAACTTGAGATTGCCTTTCTTGAGATACTGGCGAGTGATGTGGCAGTCGATCTCAATGTGCTTGGTgtgttcatggaagacatcattatgagTAATGTAAATAGTACTAcgattgtcacaataaagaggagtggCGGTGGGTTATGGAGCATCCATGTCAGCCAAGAGCTAGCAAAGCCAGATAAGCTTGCAAGTAATGTCGGCAAGGGCACGATACTCAACCTCAGTATTGGAATGGGAAACCACATCCTGCTTCTTGCTACGCCACGAGACAAGTGAAGTACCcaacaggaaacaaaaaaccTGTAATGGAGGATCGATCAGTCGGATCACCTGCCCAGTCTGCATCATAATAAGCATAAAACTCGTGAGAAGACCGAGAGGAGTAGTGGAGACCATGATAAAGTATGCCCTTGACATATCGAAGAATCCGAAGAACGGAAGCATAGTGGACAGAACGAGGGGCATCCATGAACTTACTAACCATACCCATGGCATATGAAATATCCGGACGAATAACAATGAGATAGATCAGACTACCAACCAACTAACGATAGCGAGTAGCATCAGATATAGGTTCACCATCCAAGGGTGTGAGTTTTGCATTGTATTCTAAGGGAGTGGAAACAGTCTTGTTGTCGGTGATACTAGCTTTGGAGAGAAGATCAGAAGCATATTTAGCTTGGGAAAGATAGTATCTATTAGAGGATGAGGTAACCTCAAGCCCGAGAAAATAGCTAAGAGTGCCCAGATTTTTCATCTTAAAATGCTGACTAAGGAAATGTTGAAGAGAGCGGATACCTGCAAAATCATCTCTAGtaataatcatatcatcaacataaagaagaataagagtgATACCAGCAGAGGATCTTCGGACAAAGAGAGCAGTGTCATGAGGACTCGAAGTGAAACCCCGCTGAGCAACAACTGAGTTAAACTTTTCAAACCTAGCTCAAGAAGCCTACTTTAGGCTATAAAGAGCACGACAAAGGCGACAAACTTGACTGTCTGAGTGTGGATAGTCAGGGGTGGTtgcatgtatatttcttcttggAGGTCTCCATTGAGGAAAGCattcttcacatccatttgataaagaGGTCAACGGCGAACAGCAGCCACAGCAATGAGATATCTGATAGATGTAAGACGAGCAATAGGAGCAAATGTTTCCTCATAGTCAATGCTATACTCCTGAGTAAAGCCCTTAGCAATAAGGCGAGTCTTGTATCGTTGAACAGATCCATTAGCCTTGGTTTTGATCTTGTAAACCCACTTACAAACTACTATAGACTGACCAAGAGGCAAATTAACCATATCCTAAGTATGATTCTTATGAAAGGCATCTAGTTTTTCGTCCATAGCTTACTGCCAAAAAGGGTCAGTATGGGCCTCACGATAGGTATGAGGTTCATAGAGGGTCGAAAGAGTAAAAGAGTAGTTAATCAGTGAGATAAGGGGGAGGAATGGTTACTTGGGTGGAACGACGAAATTTAGGACCAATAGGAGACTCAGGAGAGGGTGGTGCCACGGGATCCAAGACAGGTGGGTCATATGCCGGGGATAGAACTGGAGATGAGTCGTCTGGAGAGGTAGCCGATGTTGAAGAATCCTCCACAAGTTCAGgatagagagggaggagagatTGGTGAAAATGGGAGACTTTGAGGAAAAGGATGCAAGAAACAGCTAAAGACTCGTAAAAGGACGATGTTCCCAAACTCAACATGACGGGAGACACGAAGGCGATGAGAAATGGGATCATAGCAGGGAAACCCTTTTTGAGATAtaccataaccaaggaaacaacagAGACGACCACGAGGTTGGAGCTTTGTTCGTTTATGAGGGGGAAGAGAGACAAAGCAAGCACAACCAAAAACCCGAAGAGAGGAGTAGTTAGGGGTTAGACCATAGAGAAGCTCGAATGGTGATTTGTTGTGTGTAATTGGTGAATGAATACGATAACTGGTGTACACAGCAGTGAGTTCTGCCTCACTCTAAAAGCGCTCAAGAAGAGAGGCAGAAATGAGAAGGGTACGAACAACATCAAGAATGTGATGATGTTTTTGTCATGCAcaaccattttgttgagaggtgtaaagacaagactgctgaGGAAAAGTACCACGACTGTTTAGAAAGGATAGGAAAGATTTATCATTATATTCTTGAGCATTATCTAATCAAAAGACTTTCACGGTGCGAGTAAACTgtgttttaatcattttatgaaatgtttGGTAAATAAACACAAGTTCAGACCTATGGTGAAGCAGATAAATCCAACTATATCGAGaaaaatcatccacaaatatgacaaaatctCTAGATACCCCCTCAATGGAAACCAGTGCAAGACCCTAAATATCAGAATGTATAAGATCAAAAGGTGCAGAAGAAAAGGAGTCACTATTATTAAAGggcaattttgtttgatttccAAAATGACAGGAAgtacaatcaaatttttgaaattgaactGAACCTAAATGA
This genomic interval carries:
- the LOC142619785 gene encoding BAHD acyltransferase DCR, with the protein product MAAVVGKKCETKNVKITTKSHVMPNKKLGRRECQLVTFDLPYLAFYYNQKLLFYKGNDFGDMVGKLKDGLGLVLEEFYQLAGRLGKDEEGVFKVEFDDEMDGVEVVEAIAEGIEIADLMVEEGASTLKELTPYNEILNLEGLHRPLLSVQLTKLKDGLAMGCAFNHAILDGTSTWHFMSSWAELCGGAVSISVPPFLDRTKSRNTRVKLDLTAPPDPLASKSNGEAKPSPPQLREKVFKFSESDIDKIKSKVNSNPPSDGSKPFSTFQSLSVHIWRHVTHARELKPEDYTVFTVFADCRKRVHPPMPESYFGNLIQAVFTVTAAGLLSANPPEFGASVIQKAIENHNAKAIDERNKQWESEPKIFQFKDAGVNCVAVGSSPRFKVYDVDFGWGEPESVRSGSNNRFDGMVYLYPGKSGGIDVEISLEAQTMERLEKDKEFLMEV